A window of Ruminococcus champanellensis 18P13 = JCM 17042 contains these coding sequences:
- a CDS encoding N-acetylmuramoyl-L-alanine amidase: protein MPRIFLSPSTQEWNTYVNGGNEEQYMNLLADALEPYLLASGISFVRNDPDRNVLGAIRDSNAGYYDVHLALHTNAAPESLAGQLRGIDVYYSPVSYNSERLATIMANNFKSIYPLPQRSNALATTSLGEVTQTRAVAVLAEVGYHDNPEDAAWIKGNLQPIAANIAQSLADYFGIPFNEPSGIRTGIVTADGSALNLRGYPSMEGSILGSIPDGSAVQIYGAVENWYVVSYDGQLGYANGDFITLTNGESA, encoded by the coding sequence ATGCCCCGTATTTTTTTAAGTCCGTCCACCCAGGAGTGGAATACCTATGTAAACGGCGGAAACGAAGAGCAGTATATGAATCTGCTGGCGGATGCCCTGGAGCCCTATCTGCTTGCCAGCGGCATATCCTTTGTACGGAACGATCCGGACCGGAACGTACTCGGCGCGATCCGGGATTCCAACGCCGGATACTATGATGTGCATCTGGCACTGCACACCAATGCAGCACCGGAATCCCTGGCAGGACAGCTCCGGGGTATTGATGTGTACTATTCCCCGGTCAGCTACAACAGCGAACGGCTGGCAACTATTATGGCAAACAATTTCAAGAGCATCTATCCCCTGCCCCAGCGGAGCAATGCGCTTGCCACCACAAGTCTTGGGGAGGTAACCCAGACCAGAGCAGTTGCAGTGCTGGCGGAGGTCGGTTATCACGACAATCCGGAGGATGCAGCCTGGATCAAAGGAAATCTGCAGCCCATAGCCGCCAATATTGCCCAGTCCCTGGCGGATTATTTCGGCATTCCCTTCAACGAGCCCTCCGGCATCCGTACCGGCATCGTCACGGCAGACGGTTCCGCCCTGAATCTGCGTGGATATCCTTCTATGGAAGGCAGCATTCTTGGCAGCATTCCGGACGGCAGCGCCGTTCAGATCTACGGGGCGGTGGAAAACTGGTATGTGGTGTCCTACGATGGACAGCTTGGCTATGCCAACGGGGATTTCATCACCCTCACCAACGGAGAATCCGCATAA
- a CDS encoding stage III sporulation AC/AD family protein: MVNTLFAVAALCMTSVLLCKVLERYAREQAVMLTIGTAAGVLLLLLTMLEPLLTQIHQLFQVAGLPDTYIAVLWKALGICYVTQLAGDVCRDSREEALCSVVHMAGKIALMVQALPLIRGLMSMISEVLG, encoded by the coding sequence ATGGTGAATACCCTGTTTGCAGTGGCGGCACTGTGCATGACCTCGGTACTGCTGTGCAAGGTGCTGGAGCGCTATGCCAGGGAACAGGCTGTGATGCTGACCATTGGCACGGCGGCTGGAGTGCTTCTTCTGTTGTTGACTATGCTGGAGCCGCTGTTGACTCAAATCCACCAGTTATTCCAGGTGGCGGGTCTGCCCGATACCTACATTGCAGTGCTGTGGAAGGCGCTTGGCATTTGTTATGTGACCCAGCTTGCCGGGGATGTGTGCCGGGATAGCCGGGAGGAGGCGCTGTGTTCCGTGGTGCATATGGCGGGGAAAATTGCATTGATGGTACAGGCACTGCCTCTGATCCGGGGGCTGATGTCCATGATTTCGGAGGTGCTGGGATGA
- a CDS encoding stage III sporulation protein AB, which produces MIKLLGLLLVVGTGGMLGLQKAKQLQNQAAWLAALEGFLRSMQTEIRYLAPPLEQLLSQLYAQPAYQSLTFLSGTASYLGQMPFGQAWSRAVREACSHREAKQVLLQLGGELGNSDIDGQLAAIGLAEERIHMLLESARQQSREKGKLCTAMGTLLGTLAAILLA; this is translated from the coding sequence ATGATTAAGCTGTTGGGACTTCTGCTGGTGGTAGGTACCGGCGGCATGCTGGGCTTACAGAAAGCAAAGCAGCTCCAGAACCAGGCTGCATGGCTGGCAGCACTGGAAGGATTCCTTCGGAGCATGCAGACCGAGATCCGCTATCTGGCACCACCCCTGGAGCAACTGCTTTCCCAATTGTACGCACAGCCTGCATACCAATCACTGACCTTTCTGTCCGGTACAGCATCCTATCTGGGGCAGATGCCGTTCGGACAGGCATGGAGTCGGGCGGTCAGGGAAGCGTGTTCGCACCGGGAGGCAAAGCAGGTGCTGCTGCAGCTGGGGGGAGAGCTGGGGAATTCGGATATTGATGGGCAGCTTGCAGCCATTGGTCTGGCGGAGGAACGGATACATATGCTGCTGGAGAGTGCCAGACAGCAAAGCCGGGAAAAGGGAAAACTGTGTACAGCCATGGGCACGCTGCTGGGTACGCTGGCGGCGATTTTGCTGGCATAG
- a CDS encoding ATPase, T2SS/T4P/T4SS family, translating into MQKGTGLNLGLRYVPESTAQGIRRLPEHQQAQIQEIRLRVQQLPRIYDGRTEQPLPGCEPLRQAQLQACLKTACADSLYSFQRELSQGFVTVEGGNRIGFCGNGVIRDGEVETIRYVSSLNIRIAKQVLGCGQALYEKLFAQGRQSVLLLGPPASGKTTMLRDLCRLLGSRYRVSVVDERGELAACRQGIPTHDLGAMTDVFDGYPKAQGMQIALRVMTPDYIICDELGSEAETTAVLASMNSGVSILGTAHAGSLAQAERRPQLRCLLEAGVFRWAVLLGGCGQVVGIQRLQHD; encoded by the coding sequence ATGCAGAAAGGAACAGGACTGAACCTTGGGCTTCGGTATGTGCCTGAGAGCACCGCCCAGGGAATCCGGCGGCTGCCGGAGCATCAGCAGGCGCAGATCCAGGAGATCCGGCTTCGGGTACAGCAACTGCCCCGGATCTATGACGGAAGAACGGAGCAGCCTCTGCCGGGTTGTGAACCGCTGCGGCAGGCGCAGCTTCAGGCGTGTCTGAAAACTGCCTGCGCCGATTCCTTGTACAGCTTTCAGCGAGAGCTATCCCAGGGCTTTGTCACGGTAGAAGGCGGCAACCGGATCGGGTTTTGCGGCAATGGGGTGATCCGGGACGGGGAAGTGGAAACCATCCGGTATGTGAGCAGTTTGAATATCCGGATTGCAAAACAGGTGCTTGGCTGCGGACAGGCTCTTTATGAGAAGCTTTTTGCACAGGGTCGGCAGAGTGTGCTGCTGCTGGGGCCTCCCGCCAGCGGCAAGACCACCATGCTTCGGGATTTATGCCGACTGCTTGGCAGCAGGTACCGGGTCAGCGTGGTAGACGAGCGTGGAGAATTGGCTGCATGCCGACAGGGGATTCCCACTCATGATCTTGGTGCCATGACGGATGTGTTTGACGGCTACCCCAAGGCACAGGGCATGCAAATCGCACTGCGTGTGATGACCCCGGATTACATTATCTGCGATGAGTTGGGCAGCGAAGCCGAAACGACCGCTGTGCTGGCATCCATGAACAGCGGCGTATCCATTCTTGGCACTGCCCATGCCGGAAGCCTAGCCCAGGCGGAGCGACGTCCGCAGCTGCGTTGTTTGTTGGAGGCAGGCGTGTTCCGGTGGGCAGTGCTTCTGGGAGGATGCGGACAGGTAGTCGGCATCCAGCGACTACAGCATGATTAA
- a CDS encoding stage III sporulation protein AE: MRKILLLAVMLVIWFLPGIPVSADTQEEILAQSGADSIAVDEQTGSFLEDHAISFTDPQSVLTLSPKELLCSMWNTFRAQLAAPLRLFFTLGLVVICSAFTSGLGDTISDRGLSGAYGFLVAMVAVSVLLTPMEQCFFMVSDTMESGSRFMLSFAPVLSSILAAGGGVVSASVYQLAVFSLAELAVQLTCMYLMPLLRILLALGIMDAVHPDFSFGSIIRGVKRVAQWGLGLVMTLFVGLQTVQGMVSASADTVATKATKFMLSSCVPVVGGAVSDAYTTLRGSVGVLRSGVGGVGILALGAMVLPPILLLGLYRLSVLAAGTLAELAGVRSLSKLLHSLEQVLSLALGMLCTFVFLLLLSTAIVIIAGGTGG; the protein is encoded by the coding sequence ATGAGAAAAATACTGCTGTTGGCAGTGATGCTTGTGATATGGTTTCTGCCGGGGATTCCGGTATCGGCGGATACCCAGGAGGAGATTTTGGCGCAAAGCGGTGCGGATTCCATTGCGGTGGACGAGCAGACCGGCTCCTTTCTGGAGGATCATGCCATTTCCTTCACCGATCCCCAAAGCGTACTGACCCTTTCACCAAAGGAGCTGCTTTGTTCCATGTGGAACACATTCCGTGCCCAGCTGGCAGCACCTCTCCGGCTCTTTTTCACGTTAGGGCTTGTGGTGATTTGCAGCGCATTCACCTCCGGGTTGGGGGATACCATTTCTGACCGGGGCTTGTCCGGGGCATACGGCTTCCTGGTGGCCATGGTTGCGGTTTCCGTACTGCTGACTCCTATGGAGCAGTGCTTTTTCATGGTGTCGGATACCATGGAATCCGGCAGCCGGTTCATGCTGTCCTTTGCGCCGGTGCTGTCCTCCATTCTTGCGGCAGGAGGGGGCGTGGTGTCTGCTTCCGTGTATCAGCTTGCGGTATTCTCCCTGGCGGAACTGGCAGTACAGCTTACCTGCATGTATCTGATGCCTCTGCTGCGGATCCTGCTTGCACTGGGGATCATGGATGCGGTACATCCCGATTTTTCCTTTGGCAGCATCATCCGAGGGGTCAAACGGGTGGCACAGTGGGGGCTTGGATTGGTCATGACGTTGTTTGTGGGCTTACAAACGGTACAGGGTATGGTTTCCGCCTCCGCTGATACAGTTGCCACCAAAGCCACCAAATTCATGCTTTCCAGCTGTGTGCCGGTGGTGGGAGGTGCAGTTTCGGATGCATACACCACCTTGCGTGGCAGCGTGGGGGTTCTGCGCAGCGGTGTGGGAGGCGTTGGGATCCTTGCCCTTGGCGCCATGGTACTGCCCCCCATCCTGTTGTTGGGGCTGTATCGTCTGTCTGTACTGGCGGCAGGTACTCTGGCGGAGCTGGCAGGGGTCCGCTCTCTAAGCAAGCTGCTGCATAGTCTGGAGCAGGTGCTGTCCCTGGCGCTGGGCATGCTGTGTACGTTCGTTTTTCTGTTGCTGTTGTCCACAGCCATTGTGATAATTGCCGGCGGAACCGGCGGGTAA
- the spoIIIAC gene encoding stage III sporulation protein AC, which translates to MNIDLIFKIAGIGIIVAVLNLVLKRAEREEQAMLTTLAGLIVVLMMIVNEIAALFDTIKTVFGLW; encoded by the coding sequence ATGAACATAGACCTGATTTTTAAAATTGCCGGGATCGGAATCATTGTGGCAGTGCTGAATCTGGTGCTCAAGCGGGCGGAGCGGGAGGAACAGGCTATGCTTACCACCCTTGCGGGGCTGATCGTGGTGTTGATGATGATCGTCAACGAAATCGCCGCTTTGTTTGATACTATCAAAACGGTATTCGGCCTATGGTGA
- a CDS encoding SpoIIIAH-like family protein, producing the protein MKKPNLIIGKKQIILSCLTLMLAIAVYVNYVLSDQSLADPSVSTNAPVVGQQAEEQSGNYGDTQFVNGSSTADYFAQARLEKQTSRDNAVQTLQSIMGGGDLSEDEMVTNAINAVELSKLVESEGNIESLIKAQGFNECVVYLDGTSAKVVVQTDGMEAAQAAAIKDIILGEVSVPAENIRIFEVK; encoded by the coding sequence ATGAAAAAACCAAACCTGATCATCGGGAAGAAGCAGATCATCCTTTCCTGTCTGACATTGATGCTGGCCATTGCAGTGTATGTGAATTATGTGCTGAGTGACCAGAGTCTGGCTGATCCCTCCGTCAGCACCAATGCGCCGGTGGTGGGACAGCAGGCAGAGGAGCAAAGCGGCAATTATGGGGACACCCAGTTTGTCAATGGCAGCAGCACCGCCGATTACTTTGCCCAGGCACGACTGGAAAAGCAGACCAGCCGGGATAATGCGGTACAGACCTTGCAGAGCATTATGGGGGGCGGCGATTTGTCCGAGGATGAAATGGTGACAAATGCTATCAACGCAGTGGAACTGTCCAAGCTGGTGGAGAGTGAGGGAAACATCGAATCCCTCATCAAGGCTCAGGGCTTTAACGAGTGTGTGGTATATCTGGACGGCACCAGCGCCAAGGTAGTTGTGCAGACCGATGGCATGGAAGCAGCCCAGGCAGCAGCCATCAAGGACATTATTTTGGGGGAGGTTTCGGTTCCCGCAGAAAATATCAGAATTTTTGAGGTAAAGTAG